One genomic segment of Culturomica massiliensis includes these proteins:
- a CDS encoding glutaminyl-peptide cyclotransferase: protein MKHLIRHIILLCGLPLLLAGCMEWDYGDAVEDFNATGAGLFITNEGNFQYGNATLSYYDPETQQVQNEVFFRANGMKLGDVAQSMCIHDNKGWVVVNNSHVIFAIDLNTFKEVGRITNLTSPRYIHFLSDEKAYVTQLWDNRIFIINPKKYEITGYIQVPDMTMESGSTEQMVQYGKYVYCNCWSYQNRIIKIDTETDQVVEELKVGIQPTSLVMDKNHKMWTITDGGYEGSPYGYEAPSLYRIDAETFTVEKQFKFKMGDWPSEVQLNGTGDKLYWINKDIWSMDVDAERVPVRPFLEYSGTIYYGLTVDPVRGDVYVADAIDYQQQGIVYRYSSEGELIDEFYVGIIPGAFCWK, encoded by the coding sequence ATGAAACATCTGATACGACATATCATTCTTCTATGCGGGTTGCCGCTGTTGCTGGCGGGCTGCATGGAGTGGGACTACGGAGATGCGGTGGAAGATTTCAACGCTACCGGAGCCGGGTTGTTCATCACCAACGAGGGCAACTTCCAGTACGGCAATGCCACGTTGTCGTACTACGACCCCGAAACCCAACAGGTGCAGAATGAAGTGTTCTTCCGTGCCAACGGCATGAAGCTGGGCGACGTGGCGCAATCGATGTGCATCCACGACAATAAGGGCTGGGTCGTGGTGAACAATTCCCACGTGATTTTCGCCATCGACCTCAATACGTTCAAAGAGGTGGGCCGTATCACGAACCTGACTTCGCCGCGCTATATCCATTTCCTCAGCGACGAGAAAGCCTATGTCACCCAATTGTGGGACAACCGCATCTTCATCATCAACCCCAAGAAATATGAAATCACCGGTTACATCCAGGTGCCGGACATGACGATGGAAAGCGGCTCCACGGAGCAGATGGTGCAGTATGGCAAATATGTCTATTGCAACTGCTGGTCGTACCAAAACCGCATCATCAAGATCGATACCGAAACGGATCAGGTGGTAGAAGAACTGAAAGTCGGCATCCAGCCCACCTCGCTGGTAATGGACAAGAACCACAAGATGTGGACGATCACCGACGGTGGGTACGAGGGTTCGCCCTACGGCTACGAAGCCCCGTCTCTCTACCGCATCGATGCCGAGACGTTCACCGTAGAGAAGCAGTTCAAGTTCAAGATGGGCGACTGGCCTTCGGAGGTGCAGCTCAACGGTACGGGCGACAAGCTCTACTGGATCAACAAGGACATATGGTCGATGGACGTGGATGCGGAACGTGTTCCCGTGCGCCCGTTCCTCGAATACAGCGGTACGATTTATTACGGCCTGACCGTCGACCCCGTGCGTGGCGATGTCTACGTGGCCGATGCCATCGACTACCAGCAGCAGGGCATTGTCTACCGCTACTCGTCCGAAGGTGAACTGATCGATGAATTCTATGTCGGGATAATCCCCGGCGCATTTTGTTGGAAGTGA
- a CDS encoding transposase, producing MGRIRHLYHLIFVTKGRKMTIPTTGKGLMLERMTRIFTGKGCRVHAANAFLNHVHVLVEIPNSGDFSKIVNKVKGATGTVYQKTPEYADFSGWAAGFDSFSVSFSDLHRLRRHIEEQHTIHQEISFEEEYGQLLEENGFDPHQTSVPASSTVHFSANTHPKNGIK from the coding sequence ATGGGCAGGATACGACACCTATACCATCTCATCTTCGTTACCAAAGGACGCAAGATGACGATTCCGACAACGGGAAAAGGATTGATGCTCGAGCGGATGACACGGATTTTTACAGGGAAAGGTTGCCGCGTACATGCCGCCAATGCCTTTCTCAACCACGTGCATGTACTTGTCGAGATTCCGAATTCCGGGGATTTCAGCAAGATCGTGAACAAGGTGAAAGGCGCCACGGGAACGGTATACCAGAAAACCCCGGAATATGCCGACTTCTCCGGTTGGGCTGCCGGATTCGACTCGTTCAGCGTGTCGTTCAGCGACCTTCACCGGCTCAGACGGCACATCGAGGAGCAGCATACAATCCATCAGGAGATCTCGTTCGAGGAAGAATACGGACAACTGCTTGAAGAGAATGGGTTCGACCCGCATCAAACGTCCGTGCCGGCATCCTCCACGGTACATTTTTCCGCGAATACCCACCCTAAAAACGGAATCAAATGA
- a CDS encoding TonB-dependent receptor produces the protein MIYTKYILFSLLLVCPSVLSAQGITRRIHQIDEVTVWGKRPMKEIGVQKTKFDSLALKENIALSMADILTFNSSVFVKSYGRATLSTVAFRGTSPSHTQVTWNGMRINNPMLGMTDFSTIPSYFIDQASLLHGTSSVNETGGGLGGLVKLGTTPQVGEGFHAQYVQGIGSFRTFDEFARFTYGSDRWQVSTRAVYSSSPNDYKYTNHDKKINIYDEEKNIIGQYHPKERNRSGSFKDLHLLQEVYYNTLKGDRFGLNAWYINSNRELPMLTTDYGDETAFENRQREQTFRGVLSWDHIKEKWKVGVKGGYIHTWMAYDYRREVAPDNWASMTRSRSKINTFYGQAEAEYSPGRKWFFTSNVSVYQHLVRSEDKNIILQDGNKAVVGYDKGRVELSGSVSAKWQPVEPLGLSLVLREEMSGDKWAPLIPAFFIDGLISRKGNVMVKASVSRNYRFPTLNDLYFLPGGNPDLKNEHGFSYDAGVSFDVGKKGVYKLGGSASWFDSYIDDWIIWLPTTKGFFSPRNVKKVHAYGVEVKANLAVQPAKDWLIDLNGSYSWTPSINEGEKMSPADQSVGKQLPYVPEHSASLTGRLSWRTWAFLYKWAYYSERFTMSSNDYTLTGHLPRYFMSNISLEKMLSFKPLDVQLKLAVNNLFNEDYLSVLSRPMPGINFEFFIGITPKFGKSRK, from the coding sequence ATGATTTATACGAAATACATACTTTTCTCGCTACTGCTCGTCTGTCCGTCCGTATTGTCCGCGCAGGGAATCACACGACGCATCCACCAGATAGACGAGGTCACGGTGTGGGGCAAACGCCCGATGAAAGAAATCGGCGTGCAGAAGACGAAGTTCGACTCGCTCGCACTGAAAGAGAACATTGCCTTATCGATGGCCGACATTCTGACGTTCAATTCGTCCGTGTTCGTCAAGAGTTACGGACGCGCCACGCTCTCCACCGTTGCTTTCCGCGGCACGTCGCCCAGCCACACGCAGGTGACGTGGAACGGCATGCGCATCAACAATCCCATGCTGGGTATGACCGACTTTTCCACCATACCGTCCTACTTCATAGATCAGGCCTCGCTGCTTCATGGCACGTCGTCGGTGAATGAAACGGGCGGCGGACTCGGCGGACTTGTCAAACTCGGTACTACGCCGCAGGTCGGCGAGGGCTTCCATGCCCAATACGTGCAGGGCATCGGGTCGTTCCGCACGTTCGACGAGTTCGCCCGCTTCACCTACGGCAGCGACCGATGGCAGGTCTCGACCCGCGCGGTCTATTCGTCGTCGCCCAACGATTACAAGTACACCAACCACGACAAGAAGATAAATATCTACGACGAGGAGAAGAACATCATCGGACAGTATCATCCCAAGGAACGCAACCGATCGGGTTCGTTCAAGGACCTGCACCTGTTGCAGGAGGTATATTACAACACCCTGAAAGGCGACCGTTTCGGGTTGAACGCATGGTATATCAACTCCAACCGGGAACTGCCGATGCTCACGACCGATTACGGCGATGAGACCGCCTTCGAGAACCGCCAGCGGGAGCAGACGTTTCGTGGTGTCCTGTCATGGGACCATATCAAAGAGAAATGGAAAGTCGGCGTGAAAGGCGGTTATATCCATACGTGGATGGCCTACGACTACCGTCGTGAGGTGGCGCCGGACAACTGGGCCTCCATGACCCGTTCGCGGAGCAAGATAAACACGTTCTACGGACAGGCGGAAGCGGAATACTCGCCCGGCAGGAAATGGTTCTTCACCTCGAACGTATCCGTGTACCAGCATCTCGTGCGCAGCGAAGACAAGAACATCATCCTTCAGGATGGCAACAAAGCCGTCGTCGGATATGACAAGGGGCGTGTCGAGCTCTCCGGTTCTGTATCGGCCAAATGGCAGCCTGTCGAGCCGTTGGGCTTGTCGCTGGTCTTGCGCGAGGAGATGTCGGGCGACAAATGGGCTCCGCTCATCCCGGCATTCTTCATCGACGGACTGATTTCGCGCAAAGGGAACGTGATGGTGAAAGCCTCCGTATCGCGCAACTATCGTTTTCCGACTTTGAACGACCTCTACTTTCTGCCGGGCGGCAACCCCGACCTTAAAAACGAACACGGCTTCAGCTATGACGCCGGAGTGAGTTTCGATGTCGGCAAAAAGGGGGTATATAAACTGGGCGGCAGCGCAAGCTGGTTCGACTCCTACATCGACGACTGGATCATCTGGCTGCCGACGACCAAGGGGTTCTTCTCGCCGCGCAACGTGAAGAAAGTCCATGCCTACGGTGTCGAAGTGAAGGCCAACCTTGCCGTGCAGCCGGCAAAGGACTGGCTGATAGACCTGAACGGTTCCTATTCGTGGACCCCCTCCATCAACGAGGGCGAAAAGATGTCGCCCGCCGACCAGTCGGTGGGAAAACAACTGCCTTACGTGCCGGAGCACTCCGCCTCGCTGACAGGACGGCTGTCATGGCGGACGTGGGCGTTCCTCTACAAGTGGGCTTACTACTCGGAACGTTTCACCATGTCGAGCAACGATTACACGCTGACAGGCCACCTGCCCCGGTATTTCATGAGCAATATCTCACTGGAGAAAATGCTGTCGTTCAAACCGCTGGATGTACAGTTGAAACTTGCCGTCAATAACCTGTTCAACGAGGACTATCTCTCGGTGCTGTCGCGTCCTATGCCCGGCATCAACTTCGAGTTCTTCATCGGCATCACCCCGAAATTCGGGAAAAGCAGAAAATAA
- a CDS encoding ABC transporter substrate-binding protein, with protein MKVLKNLSLMVLLALAFAGCRGKSSQLADFNKQLYAPEYASGFKIERADGRQSVLVSVMNPWQGADSVTTRLFISRNGEPVPEGFDGQVLEGDAQRIVAMSSTHIAMLDAIGETARVVGVSGLDYISNPDIQARRDSIGDVGYEGNINYELLLSLDPDLVLLFGVNGASAMESKLKELGIPFMYVGDYLEESPLGKAEWLVALSEVVGKRAKGEKVFADIPIRYNALKQKVSGAVLDAPSVMLNTPYGDSWFMPSTENYAVRLITDAGGDYIYKKNTGNSSTPIDLEEAYLLASEADMWLNVGMANTLDELKAACPKFADTRCVRNGYVYNNNARTNAAGGNDYYESAVVNPDLLLRDLVKIFHPELVEEDFVYYKQLK; from the coding sequence ATGAAAGTATTAAAGAATTTGAGCCTGATGGTGCTGCTTGCGCTGGCATTTGCAGGCTGTCGTGGCAAGAGTTCCCAACTTGCCGATTTCAACAAACAGCTTTACGCTCCCGAATATGCCTCGGGATTCAAGATTGAAAGAGCAGACGGCAGACAGAGCGTGCTGGTTTCCGTCATGAATCCGTGGCAGGGCGCGGATAGCGTCACCACCCGGTTGTTCATCTCCCGTAACGGGGAACCCGTTCCCGAGGGTTTCGACGGGCAGGTCCTCGAAGGGGATGCGCAGCGCATCGTGGCGATGTCCTCGACCCATATCGCCATGCTCGACGCCATCGGCGAGACGGCACGTGTGGTCGGCGTTTCGGGACTCGACTATATCTCCAATCCCGACATTCAGGCACGCCGCGACAGCATCGGCGACGTGGGTTACGAGGGAAATATCAATTATGAACTTCTGTTGTCGCTCGACCCTGACCTTGTGCTGCTTTTCGGCGTGAACGGGGCCAGTGCGATGGAGAGCAAACTCAAGGAGCTCGGCATCCCGTTCATGTATGTCGGCGATTATCTCGAAGAATCTCCGCTGGGCAAAGCCGAATGGCTGGTGGCGCTTTCGGAGGTCGTCGGGAAACGCGCGAAGGGCGAAAAGGTATTCGCGGATATTCCGATCCGATACAATGCGCTGAAACAGAAAGTGTCCGGTGCCGTTCTCGATGCCCCGTCGGTCATGCTCAATACGCCCTACGGCGATTCGTGGTTCATGCCCTCGACGGAAAACTATGCCGTGCGGCTGATTACCGACGCCGGAGGCGACTACATCTACAAGAAGAACACGGGCAACTCTTCGACGCCTATCGACTTGGAGGAGGCATACCTGCTCGCTTCGGAGGCCGATATGTGGCTGAACGTCGGCATGGCGAACACACTCGACGAACTGAAAGCCGCCTGCCCGAAGTTCGCCGATACCCGCTGCGTCCGAAACGGCTATGTCTATAACAACAACGCCCGCACCAATGCCGCCGGAGGCAACGACTACTACGAATCGGCCGTCGTGAATCCCGACCTTCTTCTGCGCGACCTCGTGAAGATATTCCACCCCGAGTTGGTCGAAGAAGATTTCGTATACTACAAACAACTGAAATAG
- a CDS encoding FecCD family ABC transporter permease, with product MRSRPVILFTALSVLTVGLFLLDLAVGAVRIPVGDVWAALTGGDCPRTTAKIVLNIRLIKAVVALLAGAALSVSGLQMQTLFRNPLAGPYVLGISSGASLGVALVVLAGVGSSIGIAGAAWLGAAVVLLVIAAVGHRIKDIMVILILGMMFSSGVSAVVQILQYLSKEEALKAFVIWTMGSLGDVTVPQLAILLPSVIVGLLLAVWTIKPLNLLLFGEEYAVTMGLNIRRSRGLLFLSTTLLAGTVTAFCGPIGFIGLAMPHVARMLFREADHRVLLPGTLLSGAAVLLLCDIVSKMFTLPVNAITALLGIPIVVWVVLRNKSMTV from the coding sequence ATGCGTTCACGCCCCGTCATCCTGTTCACCGCGTTGTCCGTGCTTACGGTCGGCCTCTTCCTGTTGGATTTGGCTGTGGGCGCGGTTCGCATTCCCGTCGGCGACGTATGGGCGGCCCTGACGGGCGGCGACTGCCCGCGGACTACGGCGAAAATCGTACTGAACATACGGCTGATAAAGGCGGTTGTGGCTCTGCTGGCCGGGGCGGCGCTATCGGTCAGCGGCTTGCAGATGCAGACATTGTTCCGCAATCCGCTGGCCGGCCCCTACGTGCTGGGCATCAGCTCGGGTGCAAGCCTCGGCGTGGCGCTCGTGGTGCTGGCAGGCGTCGGCTCGTCGATAGGCATCGCCGGAGCGGCTTGGCTGGGTGCGGCCGTCGTGCTGCTCGTAATCGCTGCCGTCGGACACCGCATAAAGGACATTATGGTGATATTGATTTTGGGTATGATGTTCTCGTCAGGCGTGAGCGCTGTCGTGCAGATATTGCAATATCTGAGCAAAGAGGAGGCGTTAAAGGCGTTCGTCATCTGGACGATGGGGTCGCTCGGCGACGTGACGGTGCCGCAGCTCGCCATCCTCCTTCCGTCGGTCATCGTCGGGTTGCTGCTGGCCGTATGGACGATCAAACCGCTCAACCTCCTGCTCTTCGGCGAGGAATATGCCGTAACGATGGGACTGAATATCCGCCGTTCGCGCGGTCTGCTGTTTCTCTCGACGACGCTGCTGGCCGGCACGGTAACGGCTTTCTGCGGCCCGATCGGCTTCATCGGTCTTGCCATGCCTCACGTCGCGCGGATGCTCTTCCGCGAGGCCGACCACCGCGTGCTCCTGCCGGGAACCCTTCTCTCGGGGGCGGCGGTATTGCTTCTTTGCGATATCGTTTCCAAAATGTTCACTTTGCCCGTAAATGCCATTACCGCACTGCTGGGAATCCCGATAGTCGTATGGGTGGTTTTACGCAATAAATCGATGACGGTATGA
- a CDS encoding ABC transporter ATP-binding protein — protein sequence MIELCDFSIGYAEKRLLDKVDASFKRGQLTALIGRNGTGKSTLLRAIAGLNHNYCGKILLDGHCIANMRTPEKARQLAFVTTERTRIANLRCEDVVAIGRAPYTNWIGRMQPQDREIVMRSLSSVGMEAYAGRTMDKMSDGECQRIMIARALAQETPVILLDEPTSFLDMPNRYELCSLLARLAHAEGKCILFSTHELDIALSLSDRIALIDTPVLHCLPTSEMIRSGHIERLFNNAAVQFDPVSGIVKSMPRD from the coding sequence ATGATAGAACTGTGCGATTTTTCCATAGGCTACGCAGAGAAGAGGCTTCTCGATAAGGTCGATGCCTCTTTCAAAAGAGGACAGCTGACTGCCCTTATTGGCAGGAACGGCACGGGGAAATCTACACTTCTCCGTGCCATAGCCGGACTGAATCATAATTATTGCGGTAAAATCCTGCTCGACGGACATTGTATCGCAAACATGAGAACTCCGGAGAAGGCAAGGCAACTGGCATTTGTCACGACCGAGCGCACACGCATCGCCAACCTGCGGTGCGAGGATGTCGTGGCTATCGGCCGCGCCCCTTACACCAACTGGATCGGCCGCATGCAGCCTCAAGATAGGGAAATCGTCATGCGGTCGCTCTCTTCGGTCGGAATGGAGGCGTATGCCGGCCGCACGATGGATAAGATGTCGGACGGTGAATGCCAGCGCATTATGATAGCCCGTGCTCTGGCTCAGGAAACGCCCGTCATCCTGTTGGACGAGCCGACCTCGTTTCTTGACATGCCCAACCGTTACGAATTGTGTTCCCTGCTCGCACGGTTAGCGCATGCTGAGGGCAAATGCATTCTGTTCTCCACTCACGAACTGGATATAGCCCTCTCGCTGAGTGACAGAATAGCCCTTATCGATACGCCCGTCCTTCACTGTCTGCCGACCTCCGAAATGATCCGCAGCGGGCATATCGAGCGGCTGTTCAACAATGCCGCCGTACAATTCGACCCCGTGAGCGGGATCGTGAAATCCATGCCAAGAGACTGA
- a CDS encoding toll/interleukin-1 receptor domain-containing protein has translation MKQEILESYITYIFDFFQKSRCFKAGQGNMLRNFRFAAEKQFTRNQLGILYFLVNTLIDNGYLYLKDRDFIALTENGADVINGGECVIPKISLERTIYEKETSRSDIYEQLWNIIGSNKENDYAPLYVDGPLFYNTIRPYLTTLSLPHTYGEYMAELREKEEFTSRIKWYRTLFLALDENDVQKFLKDLSIKINRLLLMNTPKDAIQEALNPWADVDIPTIDNTPLPEILNKVAEEPIVNKNKPFVLISYAWEVEDNVFMNWIQTFAKDLRRRGIDAQIDQYQPHGTDLPKFMLESIRKATKVLCILTPKYKEKAESGKGGAAYEGGIISHEIYNNQGTTKFIPVVRKGSFETSTPDFISGRKGFDCSTDDKYNSELPNIIKVINEEPLIEIPPVE, from the coding sequence ATGAAACAAGAAATTTTAGAATCCTATATTACATATATATTTGATTTCTTTCAAAAATCAAGATGCTTTAAAGCCGGGCAAGGTAACATGCTCAGAAATTTTAGATTTGCAGCTGAAAAGCAATTTACTCGTAATCAATTGGGTATATTGTATTTCCTGGTAAATACCCTCATTGATAATGGCTATCTCTACTTAAAAGATAGAGATTTTATAGCTCTTACGGAGAATGGTGCCGATGTTATAAATGGGGGAGAGTGTGTTATTCCTAAAATTTCCCTTGAGCGGACAATTTATGAAAAAGAGACCAGTAGATCAGATATATATGAACAGCTTTGGAATATTATCGGATCGAACAAAGAAAATGATTATGCGCCGCTGTATGTAGATGGACCATTGTTTTATAATACAATCAGGCCATATTTAACAACATTGTCGTTACCTCATACATATGGGGAATATATGGCAGAATTGCGGGAAAAGGAAGAATTTACATCAAGAATTAAATGGTATAGGACTTTATTTTTAGCTCTTGATGAGAATGATGTACAAAAATTCCTCAAAGATTTGTCTATCAAAATAAACAGGCTGCTGCTAATGAATACTCCAAAAGATGCGATACAAGAAGCTTTGAATCCTTGGGCAGATGTAGACATTCCTACAATCGATAATACGCCTCTGCCTGAAATTCTCAATAAAGTGGCGGAAGAACCAATTGTGAATAAAAACAAGCCGTTTGTGTTGATTTCGTATGCGTGGGAGGTAGAAGACAATGTCTTTATGAATTGGATTCAAACTTTCGCCAAAGATTTGCGAAGACGAGGGATTGATGCTCAAATAGACCAGTATCAACCTCATGGAACTGACTTGCCTAAATTTATGCTTGAAAGCATCCGTAAGGCAACTAAAGTTCTGTGCATTCTGACTCCAAAGTATAAAGAGAAAGCTGAATCCGGTAAAGGAGGTGCCGCTTATGAAGGGGGTATAATATCACATGAAATATATAACAATCAGGGAACCACTAAATTTATACCGGTTGTACGCAAAGGGTCTTTTGAAACTTCGACACCGGATTTCATTAGTGGAAGAAAAGGTTTTGATTGCTCTACTGACGATAAATACAATAGCGAACTTCCGAATATTATCAAGGTAATAAACGAAGAACCATTGATAGAAATTCCTCCTGTTGAATAA
- a CDS encoding DUF6046 domain-containing protein, whose amino-acid sequence MGRLIQIAASTLLSGGILNHGSLGGYISNATRLALGMGLAELQDGQVHYFSRHHDLLKRAAIQVASQTAYGLLRSYPRYLKYWEQQVRDKYLQTQSQSSLANKTGQYYQLIREQQAVAQKKNHIDSIVGRTVADFLELSISEEGKYYDNSECKVLPNSRYGLVTFVDLGPQVQVSSRNNILLTRVQGRDYTRKEYISGGDLEITINGKITSKYPDVYPEAEVSKFIRLVQYKGVIDCDNTVLRQFNISRLIIQGYTLQPTDCRNVQPYSLNCVAVEPSEAVELKLAEQEKVDTAIKHTNKWIKYVKFGTEVIDPASLLKLTRLWV is encoded by the coding sequence ATGGGAAGACTGATACAAATCGCGGCCTCGACTTTGTTGAGCGGAGGCATACTCAACCACGGTTCGCTTGGCGGATACATCAGCAACGCCACGCGTCTGGCGTTGGGCATGGGGCTTGCCGAATTGCAGGACGGGCAGGTACATTACTTCTCCAGGCACCATGACCTGCTCAAACGGGCAGCCATACAGGTTGCCTCGCAGACGGCTTACGGGTTGCTACGTTCCTATCCCCGATACCTCAAATACTGGGAACAGCAGGTGCGGGACAAATATCTTCAGACACAGTCGCAGTCCAGCCTTGCGAACAAGACCGGACAGTACTACCAGCTCATCAGGGAACAGCAGGCGGTGGCGCAGAAGAAAAACCATATCGATTCCATCGTCGGCCGGACAGTGGCGGATTTTCTGGAACTGTCCATATCAGAGGAGGGGAAGTATTATGACAACAGCGAGTGCAAGGTTTTGCCGAACAGCCGGTATGGACTGGTGACATTCGTGGACCTGGGACCGCAGGTACAGGTCAGCAGCCGGAACAATATCCTGCTGACCCGGGTACAGGGGCGGGACTATACCCGCAAGGAATATATATCCGGGGGTGACCTCGAGATTACCATCAACGGCAAGATCACCTCCAAATACCCGGACGTGTATCCCGAGGCGGAAGTGTCCAAGTTTATCAGGCTGGTACAATACAAGGGTGTCATCGATTGCGACAACACGGTATTGCGCCAGTTCAACATTTCACGGTTGATTATACAGGGCTATACCTTACAGCCTACGGATTGCCGGAACGTGCAGCCGTATTCGCTGAACTGTGTCGCCGTGGAGCCATCGGAAGCCGTGGAACTGAAACTGGCGGAACAGGAAAAGGTGGACACGGCCATCAAGCACACGAACAAGTGGATCAAGTATGTTAAATTCGGTACGGAGGTCATCGACCCCGCCTCGTTGCTTAAACTGACACGTTTATGGGTATAG